The Mus musculus strain C57BL/6J chromosome 2, GRCm38.p6 C57BL/6J genome has a window encoding:
- the Cdc123 gene encoding cell division cycle protein 123 homolog isoform 5 (isoform 5 is encoded by transcript variant 5) translates to MKKEHVSHCQFSAWYPLFRSLTIKSVILPLPQNVKDYLLDDGTLVVSGREDPPTCSQSDSGNEAEETQAPEFPEFNTQVQEAINSLGGSVFPKLNWSAPRDAYWIAMNSSLKCKTLSDIFLLFKSSDFITHDFTQPFIHCTDDSPDPCIEYEPNLVQCLYLHDLCLPARATTYLLSIAFKIAP, encoded by the exons atgaagaaggagcATGTTAGTCACTGTCAGTTCTCCGCGTGGTACCCACTTTTCCGAAGCCTTACCATCAAGAG TGTCATCCTCCCGCTTCCTCAGAATGTGAAAGACTATCTACTTGATGATGGGACTCTGGTGGTCTCAGGAAG gGAAGATCCGCCAACATGCTCCCAGTCAGACAGTGGTAACGAAGCAGAGGAAACACAG gcACCAGAGTTTCCTGAGTTCAACACTCAAGTCCAAGAAGCTATCAATTCGCTGGGGGGTAGTGTCTTCCCTAAGCTTAACTGGAGTGCCCCAAGG GATGCGTACTGGATAGCGATGAACAGTTCCCTGAAGTGTAAAACTCTCAGTGATATCTTCCTGCTTTTCAAGAGTTCTGATTTCATCACCCATGACTTCACACAGCC GTTTATTCATTGCACTGATGACTCTCCAGACCCTTGTATAGAGTACGAG CCAAATCTAGTTCAGTGTCTGTACCTTCATGACCTGTGCctgccagccagggccacaacCTACCTGCTCTCCATAGCCTTCAAAATAGCACCATGA
- the Cdc123 gene encoding cell division cycle protein 123 homolog isoform 4 (isoform 4 is encoded by transcript variant 4) has translation MKKEHVSHCQFSAWYPLFRSLTIKSVILPLPQNVKDYLLDDGTLVVSGREDPPTCSQSDSGNEAEETQWSDDESTATLTAPEFPEFNTQVQEAINSLGGSVFPKLNWSAPRDAYWIAMNSSLKCKTLSDIFLLFKSSDFITHDFTQPFIHCTDDSPDPCIEYEPNLVQCLYLHDLCLPARATTYLLSIAFKIAP, from the exons atgaagaaggagcATGTTAGTCACTGTCAGTTCTCCGCGTGGTACCCACTTTTCCGAAGCCTTACCATCAAGAG TGTCATCCTCCCGCTTCCTCAGAATGTGAAAGACTATCTACTTGATGATGGGACTCTGGTGGTCTCAGGAAG gGAAGATCCGCCAACATGCTCCCAGTCAGACAGTGGTAACGAAGCAGAGGAAACACAG TGGTCCGATGATGAGAGCACAGCCACACTTACG gcACCAGAGTTTCCTGAGTTCAACACTCAAGTCCAAGAAGCTATCAATTCGCTGGGGGGTAGTGTCTTCCCTAAGCTTAACTGGAGTGCCCCAAGG GATGCGTACTGGATAGCGATGAACAGTTCCCTGAAGTGTAAAACTCTCAGTGATATCTTCCTGCTTTTCAAGAGTTCTGATTTCATCACCCATGACTTCACACAGCC GTTTATTCATTGCACTGATGACTCTCCAGACCCTTGTATAGAGTACGAG CCAAATCTAGTTCAGTGTCTGTACCTTCATGACCTGTGCctgccagccagggccacaacCTACCTGCTCTCCATAGCCTTCAAAATAGCACCATGA